The following is a genomic window from Catenulispora sp. MAP5-51.
TCGCCGACGTGCCCGCCGAGGTTGGTCGCGGTGTAAGGGGCCTTGGAGACCCCGCCCCAGCGGTCGGAGAAGGCGAAGCGGGCCTTGCCGCCTTGCCCTGCCGGACCGGTGTGCTGCCATATAGCCACGTCTCGCGCCCGGCTCTACTTCAGGAAGTCGGGGATGTCGAGCTCGTCGGCGGCCGACGGCGCCGGCTGGACCGGGATGACCGGGACGTTCTGGGTGTCGGCCATCGGGTCGTGGGCCGGCGCCGGCACGCCCTCGGAGGGCTTGGGCAGCGTGCCGAGCACCTGCTCGCGCATGCCGTCGCGGACGCTGGTCTCGTCGTAGCGCTGACCGCCGGCCGCCACGGCGTGGCCGGCGTTGGTGATGCGGCGCTTGGCCGGCTCGCCGCCGTCGAACCCGGCGGCGATCACGGTGACCCGGACCTCGTCGCCGAGGCCGTCGTCGATCACCGCGCCGAAGATGATGTTGGCCTCGGGGTGCGCGGCCTCGCTGACCAGCTGCGCGGCCTCGTTGATCTCGAACAGGCCGAGGTCGGAGCCCCCGGAGATGCTCAGCAGCACGCCGCGGGCGCCGTCGATGGAGGCCTCCAGCAGCGGGGAGGAGATCGCCATCTCGGCCGCGGCCACCGCGCGGTCGTCGCCGCGGGCCGAGCCGATGCCCATCAGGGCCGAGCCGGCCTCGCTCATCACCGACTTCACGTCGGCGAAGTCCAGGTTGATCAGGCCCGGGGTGGTGATCAGGTCGGTGATGCCCTGCACACCGGACAGCAGCACCTGGTCGGCGGCCTTGAAGGCGTCCAGCACCGAGACGTTCTTGTCCGAGATCGACAGCAGCCGGTCGTTCGGGATGACGATCAGGGTGTCGACTTCCTCGCGCAGCGCCGCGATGCCGTCCTCGGCCTGGTTCGCG
Proteins encoded in this region:
- the ftsZ gene encoding cell division protein FtsZ yields the protein MAAPQNYLAVIKVAGIGGGGVNAINRMIEVGLKGVEFIAVNTDAQALLMSDADVKLDVGRELTRGLGAGANPEVGRKAAEDHAEEIEEVLKGADMVFVTAGEGGGTGTGGAPVVARIARELGALTIGVVTRPFTFEGRRRANQAEDGIAALREEVDTLIVIPNDRLLSISDKNVSVLDAFKAADQVLLSGVQGITDLITTPGLINLDFADVKSVMSEAGSALMGIGSARGDDRAVAAAEMAISSPLLEASIDGARGVLLSISGGSDLGLFEINEAAQLVSEAAHPEANIIFGAVIDDGLGDEVRVTVIAAGFDGGEPAKRRITNAGHAVAAGGQRYDETSVRDGMREQVLGTLPKPSEGVPAPAHDPMADTQNVPVIPVQPAPSAADELDIPDFLK